From the Telopea speciosissima isolate NSW1024214 ecotype Mountain lineage unplaced genomic scaffold, Tspe_v1 Tspe_v1.0290, whole genome shotgun sequence genome, one window contains:
- the LOC122647943 gene encoding uncharacterized protein LOC122647943 has protein sequence MVALHCDGSLSADRAAYGGIIRHATGDPILAYVGKGVETLVLCMELLAIHRGVALCLERDLQSVSIRSDSKLAVDIITGAVSCPWSVYVLKCQISSLLTQLTHLEVRHVWRELNQPADFVASIDSGDGETIIYPPNFPEDLMRLIHDDTNRKTYFRIP, from the coding sequence ATGGTAgcgctccattgtgatgggtctttgaGCGCGGACAGAGCTGCATATGGAGGAATTATTCGTCATGCAACTGGAGAtcctattttggcctatgtgGGTAAAGGGGTGGAGACTTTAGTGCTTTGCATGGAGTTATTAGCTATTCACAGAGGGGTGGCCTTGTGCTTGGAGAGGGATCTTCAAAGTGTTTCgattagatctgattcgaagttggcagtAGATATCATTACTGGTGCGGTCAGCTGCCCTTGGAGCGTGTATGTTTTGAAGTGCCAGATTAGCTCTCTCCTGACCCAGTTGACTCACCTTGAAGTgagacatgtttggagggaactGAACCAGCCGGCAGATTTTGTTGCCTCCATCGacagtggggatggggaaactattatttaTCCCCCGAACTTTCCTGAAGACCTGATGAGGCTGATTCACGATGATACTAATAGGAAGACCTACTTTAGGATTCCGTGA